The following are encoded in a window of Phaseolus vulgaris cultivar G19833 chromosome 3, P. vulgaris v2.0, whole genome shotgun sequence genomic DNA:
- the LOC137839297 gene encoding uncharacterized protein, with amino-acid sequence MVGLADLIALPAVAARLRVPEKTDKVLGRKKNEWCEFHQAFGHTLHSCLALGHQLAELVKSGFLADYLREPQGDRASGSQTGEQQHEVPVHGEVQTIAGGFSGGGCTASQRRRYARSVMAIDAVNKSHYPEVDIVFRKADLRDVVPHDNNPVVISLITAERRVHRVLVDQGSSADVMFWPTFNKLQLSLDQLRPYTGCLYGFAGDQVEVWGYIS; translated from the coding sequence atggtgggattggcggatctcatcgcccttcctgctgtagcagcaagactacgcgtACCGGAGAAAACtgataaggtacttggtagaaagaagaatgagtggtgtgagtttcaccaggcttttggccacacacttcactcctgtttggcgttgggtcatcaactggcagagttggtgaagtctgggttCCTAGCAGactacctgcgtgagccgcagggtgatcgcgcgtcgggATCCCAAAccggagaacagcagcatgaagtccctgtacatggggaagtgcaaacaatcgcaggaggcttctctggtgggggatgcactgcgtcacagagaaggaggtACGCTCGGTCGGTGATGGCGATAGATGCGGTAAAtaagagtcattaccctgaagtagatattgtcttcaggaaagctgatctacgggacgttgtcccgcacgataataaccctgtggtcatttccctCATTACAGCAGAAAGACGAGTGCacagagtactcgtagatcaaggaagctcggcagacgtcatgttctggccaacattcaacaagctgcagttgtcccttgatcagctaagaccgtataccgggtgtctctacggttttgcaggagatcaggtagaggtgtgGGGATACAttagctga